From Acidovorax sp. 1608163:
AAAGCGTCGGGCCAGTTCGCGGCGTCGTGCCCCTGCAAGCCTTGGCGCACCAGATAGTGGTCTGCAACATCGCCCGATGTGATGGGCTGCGCCTCGCTCCACAGCTGGGCGATGCGCTGGCGGTTCTGTTCGTAGGCGTGCCGTGGATTGGAGCGGCGCGCGGGCTCAGTAGATTGCGCTGGGCGTGCAACTTGTGGGCTGTACGCGCGCAGGTCCACCGCTGGCAATCCATGCGCTGCAGGTTCCAGGCAGGGCTTGTGCGCCGCTGGGCATGCCCTGCAGGCGGTGCGGCGTTCCACGTAGCCAGCCACCACCATTCGGTCAAAAACGTCCAGGGCTTGCGGTAGCGGAAAGTTGTCGCGGCAGCCCTTGCACGCTGGTGCGCCTGCGCGGCGCGGGTTGTCTGGCGTGCTGCTCATGACACCCTCCGCACGCTCAGCAAACGCAGGTCTCCAAAGCGCTCGAAAGCGTTGGAACCGATGGCCGCATGCGATGCGGCCTGCTGGGTGTAGCGGTGGAAGGTGCCCGCCCCGTCAATGCACTTGATGAGGTAGGTCTTCATTGCAGGGTCTCCCGTGCGCAGAGGGCGCTGTGCAGGGTCCGCAGCGTGGAGTCCAGCGCGTCCAGGTCCTGAGCGAAACGCTCATTCACCAGCCGCAGCAGGGCGCCCAGCTCGTCGCGATGGGCGACGATGGTCTGGCTGTCCTGCGCGCCGTGGCAGCTCATGAGCTTCTCGATGGCGCCATAGGCCTGCAGCGTGGTGCGCAGGTCGCCCGCGTTGTCGTTGGCATCGATGGCCAGCGAGTGCGGGGCACGGTCAGACAGCGGGGGAGGGCAAGAGCAAGAGGGAGAGGAATGCGCGCGTGCAGCTGCGCCGGACGCGGATGCGCCCGAGGGGATACGGTCAGCCATGGGAGGCCTCCAAGCGAGTGTGGTTTGCAGAAACCACCGCACCCGAGACCAATCGAGGGCGGCAGCTCGAACAGGTTGGTCTACCGGACACCCGCTTGCGCGAACCGGCGAGCCTTGCGGCTCCCTGTCCGAGCCGCCAAAAACTGGAGGCACGAACGAACAAGCCGCAGGTGCTCTGCGGAAGAGACTGCGGCTTGCGTCGCAGCGGATGTAGCGGGAGACCAATCCCGATTACGCCTTTTTGTGACGTAACGCCCGAAGTATAGACCCGCTTGGTGGGTTTGGTTGATTTTGGTGGGTGTTTGGGGGCGAACTGGCGCGGCAAGTTCGCGGCGTGTGCGGTATTGCACGGACGGCAAACAGGCTGGCCAGGACTGCGGGAGCTGGGGGCGGTGGGCATGGTCATCAAGGGCAAACAGGGTTCTTCGGGCGGAGTTCGGGCCGCAGGGCCGCAAAACGGCTCCGCAAGGCGGTGCGGTGGGGTGGGGGTGGACCTACGGCGCTAGGGCGGCCGATTCGGTCTCTGTGGCGTCGGTATCGGTGCCCGGGCGGTCGGCATCTGCCGGGGGCAGGCGGTCGCACTGGGCGATGGGGTGGCGTGCCATCTGTTCCATCACGTCACGGCGCCGGACGTGTGGGCTCAGGGGCAGCAGGATGGATGGATCAGGCGTGGCCGATGGGGACAAGGTGCGGTTGATCTCCATCGCAGCGGCGAAGGTGTGGCCACAAGCCGGGTTCTTGCAGATGAGGAACATGTCGCGCAGCAAGGGCGTTATCTCGATGCTGTTGCGAACACTCGCCCAGCTCTTGCAGTGGGGGCAGCGCATTCTCATGAGCGGCTCCGTTTGGTTGCAGCGCTGGCCGTTGCGCGGGTGCGCGCTGCCTTGGGCGCGGGTTTGGCAGCAACGGGTGCGGGCGGTTCGATGGGCAGGGCGGCCGGTGGGCGGGCAGCGATCCACGCATCAATGTCCGACTCACGCCAGGCCACCGCGTGGGCGGTCAGGTTCACGGCGGACGGGAAGGACTTGGCCTGAATGCCCGCATAGATGCTGCTGCGGCCGAGGCCGGTCATGTGCTTCACATCCGCCAGGCGAAGCAGGCGGTCGCGGAAGGGGCGCAGCGGCTGGGCTGCGGTGTCTTGGGCGTCTCGGATGTCTGTGGATGAGTACATGGCTCTATGGTCATGTACGGATGGCTATGGACAAACGAGTGCTGCATGTGTGCGCGCTCTACACATGCTGAAGTTGGGCGAAGTGGGCGGGTCGGACGCCGAAAGGCGGACTTTGGGCAGGTGGTCAGCTCGCCGCGTGGTGGGTTTGGTTGGATTTGGGGGGTTGTGGACGGCCAATCGCGCGCCCAAAAATTAGCTCAGCGGCCAGAGAGGCGAGGGCGCAAGGTCAGGTCTGGGGGCACAAACCGGCGCCAGTGGGGGCACATCCGGGTCGAACTGGGGGCACAACCGGCGGGCGGTTGGTGGGTATGTGAGACCTTGTCGGGCTCGCAAAAAAATGTGCCCAGGATCAGGTTCGGGCGCTTTTTTATGACGGAAATACCACGGGGATGCGCCGGGGCACTGGCTGCAGTCCGATGTGACCGCTGCGGGGTGCTGTCCAGCGTGCGATGCGGCCCCATCGTGGGGGCACATGCTGTAGACCTGGGGGCATATAAATGTGCCCCCACTTTTTGAAAATGTGCCCCCAAATGTGCCCCCAATTTTCTCGGATGGGGGTGGACTGGTCTGGACGGGTACGGACAGCTAAGATGCTGATTTCAAAGGAGAAATAAAAAAGTCCGGAAGAGTTTGGACTCTTCCGGACTAGTCGATGGTGCCCGGGGCCGGAATCGAACCGGCACGCCTTGCGGCGGGGGATTTTGAGTCCCCTGCGTCTACCAATTTCACCACCCGGGCGGGTAATTTGTGAAGACGCAAATTATGGCACAGTAGTGACCATGAATTACCAAACTATCGAACAAGCGGTTGGCAACACGCCACTGGTCGCGCTGCAGCGCATTGGTGCCCAGGACAACGCCGCGCGCGGCAATGTGATTCTGGGCAAGTTGGAAGGCAACAACCCCGCCGGTTCGGTGAAGGACCGGCCTGCGCTGTCCATGATCCGCCGTGCTGAAGAGCGTGGAGACATTCGCCCTGGCGACACCCTGATCGAGGCGACCTCTGGCAACACGGGCATTGCACTGGCGATGGCGGCGGCCATCAAGGGCTATCGCATGGTGTTGGTGATGCCTGAGGATTTGTCGATTGAGCGTGCACAGACCATGAAGGCATTCGGTGCCGAGCTGGTGCTGACGCCCAAGAGCGGTGGCATGGAGCACGCACGTGACCTGGCCGAGGCCATGCAAAAGCGTGGCGAGGGCAAGGTGCTGGACCAGTTTGGCAATGCCGACAATCCGCGGGTGCACTACGAAACCACGGGCCCCGAGATTTGGGAGCAGACGGGCGGGCGCATCACGCACTTTGTGAGCGCGATGGGCACCACGGGCACCATCACGGGGGTTTCGCGCTTTCTCAAAGAAAAGAACCCTGGCATCCAGATCGTGGGGGCGCAGCCGCAAGAAGGTTCGCGCATCCCGGGCATTCGCAAGTGGCCGCAAGAGTACATGCCCAAGATTTACGACCCGCGCACCGTGGACGAGCTGGTGTCTGTGAGCCAGGACGACGCCGAGGAGATGTGCCGCCGCCTGGCCCGCGAAGAGGGGATTTTTGCGGGCATCTCTGCGGCAGGCGCTTGCTGGGTGGCCCAGCAGATTGCCCAGCGCGAACAAAACGCCACGGTGGTGTTTGTGGTGTGCGACCGGGGTGACCGCTACCTGTCTACCGGCGTGTTTCCGGCCTGAGCTGGCGTCTGCCGGGCAGTGCATTGCAGAGCCCTTGTGTGGGGTTGTTTTGAATGAAATTGGCCTCTAGCGCTTGGTAAATAAGCGCAAGCAGCTATTGTTTTGGAAACATTTCATGACGCAGTACGAAGTTCGACATTGCACCCACTGCGGCACGCCGCTGGCCTGGATCACGCAGGCAGAAGATGGCGGCGACAAGGCGCGGCTGCGTTGCCCCGCTTGCGGCTGGACGCACTGGAACAACCCCACGCCCGTGCTGGCCGCCATTGTGGAGGTGGGCGGCCAGGTGCTGTTGGCCCGCAATGCGGCCTGGCCCGAAAAGATGTTTGCGCTGATCACCGGCTTCATGGAGGCGGGTGAGTCGCCACAAGAAGGCATTGCGCGCGAGGTGAAGGAAGAGACCAACCTCGACGTGCAGTCCACCACGCTGGTGGGGGCCTATGAGTTTTTGCGCATGAACCAGATCATCATTGCCTACCATGTGGTGGCGCAAGGCGAGGTGCGTTTGTCACCCGAGCTGGTGGACTACCGGCTCTATGATCTGGCAGACCTCAAATGCTGGCCTGCGGGTACCGGTTGTGCGCTGGCCGACTGGCTGCGCACGCGGGGGCATGAGCCCGTATTTTTTACAGAAGAAGAGAACGCAGAGCGACGCCGCGGGCTGGGCCTGCCGCCTAAGGATTGAAGACCATGGAAACCCACAAAGAAATCGACACCCGGGGCCTGAACTGCCCTCTCCCCATCCTGAAGGCCAAGAAGGCGTTGGCTGACATGGCCAGCGGCCAGTTGCTCAAGGTGCTGGCCACCGATGTGGGTTCGCTGCGCGACTTTCAGGCCTTTGCCCGCCAAACGGGCAATGAGCTGGTGGAGCAGCAGACCGTGGGCGAGGAGTTCATTCACATCCTGCGCCGCCGCTGAACGGGCGGCTTGTGCAGGTGGGCCCTGCGTTTCGGCCTAGCCTTTGGGCCCGGCACAGGCCCGTGCGGTAGCTAAATGCCACGGAGGGCGGGGCAGGGCGCCCCGCCTTGGCGCTGATTACAGCGACAAGCCTTTGAGATAGTTGCGGAAGGCGTCGCCCACTTGGGGGTGCTGCAATGCCAGCTCCACGGTGGCCTCCAAAAAGCCTTCTTTGCTGCCGCAGTCGTAGCGCTTGCCTTCGTACTGAAAGGCGTACACGGCCTCGTTTTGCATCAAGCGTGCGATGCCGTCGGTGAGCTGGATTTCTCCGCCTACGCCGCGTGGCTGGTTGCGGATTTCATCAAACACACCGGGCGTGAGGATGTAGCGCCCCGCCACACCCATGCGCGATGGGGCGACGTCGGCCTTGGGCTTCTCCACAATGCGGTTGATGCGAATCAGTGGGCCACCGGCAGGCTCGCCCGCCACGATGCCGTAGCGGTGGACTTGGTCTTCGGGCACTTCTTGCACGGCAATCACCGAACGGCCTTGCTGGCGGAAAGCGGCTGCCATCTGCGCCAGCACGGGCTGGCCGCCTTCAGGGCCCACCATCAGGTCATCGGCCAGCAGCACGGCAAAGGGTTCATTGCCCACCAGTGGCTCAGCGCACAGCACGGCATGCCCCAGGCCCAGCGAGCGGGGCTGGCGCACAAAGGCGCAGTCCATATCGTCTGGCTGAATGGAGCGCACCAAAGCCAGCAGCTCTTTTTTGCCCGCGGTCTCCAGCTCGGACTCCAGCTCGTACGCGGTGTCGAAGTGGTCTTCGATGGCGCGCTTGCTGCGGCCTGTCACAAAGATCATGTGGCGAATGCCGGCGGCATAGGCTTCTTCCACGGCGTATTGGATGAGCGGCTTGTCCACCACGGGCAGCATCTCCTTGGGGCTGGCTTTGGTGGCAGGCAAGAAGCGGGTGCCCAGGCCAGCGACGGGAAAAACAGCTTTACGGATGGTGGATACAGCAGTCATGGAGCTCCTTCTAGAGTGGAATGCGTGCAAAAATAACAGGGCGGCAGCGCTGGTGAGGGCGGCTTAGCCCAGCCGCGCCAGTTGATCGCGCAAGCGGGTCAAGGTGGCGCCAAAGTCGGCGATGCGCTTTTTCTCCTGGTCGATCACGGCGGGCGGTGCCTTGGCCACAAACGCTTCGTTCGAGAGCTTGTTGTTGGCCTTGGTGACTTCGCCGTCAATGCGTGCGATTTCCTTGGACAAACGTGCTTTCTCGGCCGCCACGTCAATTTCCATGTACAGGCACATGCGGGCTTCGCCCACTACGGCCACGGGTGCAGCCTGTGCGGCGGCAGCCCACGCGGCTTCGTCGTCAAATACCTTCACTTCGCTGAGCTTGGCCAGCGCCTGCAGCACGGGGGCTACGCCGCGCATGAAGTCGGTGTCACCCACCACGTACATCGGCAGGCGGGTGGAGGGCGAGACATTCATCTCGCCGCGCAGTGCGCGGCAGGCGTCCACCAAGCCCTTCACGCGGCCCATGTGGGCGATTGAAACCTCATCGATCTTCTCGGGCTGGGCCTGGGGGTAACGAGCGATGCTGACCGACTCACCCTTCAACCCAGCCACGGGCGCCACCGTCTGCCACAGGGCTTCGGTGATGAATGGGATGATGGGGTGCGCCAGGCGCAGGATGGCTTCCAGCGTGCGGATCAGGGTGCGGCGCGTGGCGCGTTGTTCGGCCTCGGTGCCATTCAGGATCTGCACCTTGGCAATCTCCAGGTACCAGTCGCAGTACTCGTTCCAGACAAAGTCATAGATCGTGTTGGCCACGTTGTCCAGGCGGTACTCGGCAAAGCCCTTGGCCACCTCGGCCTCGGTCTTTTGCAGCAGCGACGAGATCCAGCGGTCGGCCTGGCTGAAGTGCATGTAGCCGTGGGCAGCGCCGCCGGGCTGGCACTCTTCCTTGGTGTGCTCCTTCAGGCCGCAGTCCTGGCCTTCGCAGTTCATCAGCACAAAGCGGCTGGCGTTCCAGAGCTTGTTGCAGAAGTTGCGGTAGCCCTCGCAGCGCTTGCTGTCGAAGTTGATGCTGCGCCCCAGGCTGGCCAGCGCCGCAAAGGTAAAGCGCAGCGCATCGGCGCCGTAGGCCGGAATGCCCTCGGGGAATTCCTTTTGCGTGTTCTTGCGCACCGTGGGTGCGGTCTCGGGCTTGCGCAGGCCGGTGGTGCGCTTGTCGAGCAGGTGCTCCAGCGCAATGCCGTCGATCAGGTCCACCGGGTCGAGCACGTTGCCTTCGGACTTGGACATCTTCTTGCCCTGCGCGTCGCGCACCAGGCCGTGGATGTACACGTGCTTGAAGGGCACGCGCCCCGTGAAGTGTGTGGTCATCATGATCATCCGGGCGACCCAGAAGAAGATGATGTCGTAGCCCGTCACCAGCACGGTACTGGGCAGGTACAGGTTGAAGTCGTCGGTGGGCGCATCGCCCTGTTCAGGCCAGCCCATGGTGCTGAAGGGCACGAGGGCCGATGAATACCAAGTGTCGAGCACGTCCTCGTCGCGGCGCAGCGTCTTGCCCGGTGCCTTGGCCTGCGCCTCGGCTTCCGTGCGGGCCACGATCACGTTGCCGTCTTCGTCGTACCAGGCCGGGATCTGGTGGCCCCACCACAGCTGGCGGCTGATGCACCAGTCCTGGATGTTGTTCATCCACTGGTTGTAGGTGTTCACCCAGTTCTCGGGCACAAAGGTCACCTCGCCCGTGGCCACCGCGTCGATGGCCTTTTGCGCAATGCTCTTGCCCGTGGGGTCCTGCTCACTCACCTTGCTCATGGCCACGAACCACTGGTCGGTCAGCATGGGCTCGATGACCTGGCCGGTGCGGGTGCAGATCGGCACCATGAGCTTGTGCTTTTTCACCTCGACCAGCGCGCCGAGGGCTTCGAGGTCGGCCACCACGGCCTTGCGGGCCACGAAGCGGTCCATGCCCTGGTATTTGGCGGGGGCGTTCTCGTTGATGGTGGCCTGCAGCGTCAGCACCACGATCATCGGTAGCTTGTGGCGCTGGCCCACGGCATAGTCGTTCTGGTCGTGCGCGGGGGTGACCTTGACCACGCCGGTGCCGAACTCCTTGTCCACATACTCGTCGGCGATCACCGGAATCTGGCGGTCGCACAGCGGCAGGTTGACCATCTTGCCGATGAGGTGCGTGTAGCGTGCATCCTCAGGGTGCACCATCAGTGCCACGTCGCCCAGCATGGTTTCAGGGCGGGTGGTGGCCACCGTCAGGCTGCCCGATCCATCGGCCAGCGGGTAGGCGATGTGCCACAGCGAGCCGTCTTTTTCTTCGCTCTCGACTTCCAGGTCGGACACGGCGGACTGCAGCTTCGGGTCCCAGTTCACCAGGCGCTTGCCGCGGTAGATCAGGCCCTGCTCGTACAGCTTCACGAAGGTGTCTGTGACCACCTTGGAGAGCTTGTCGTCCATGGTGAAGTATTCACGGCTCCAGTCCACGCTGTCGCCCATGCGGCGCATCTGCGTGGTGATGGTGTTGCCGGACTTTTCCTTCCACTCCCACACCTTGCTCACAAAGTTCTTGCGCGCCTCGGGCGGGGTGGGGCCCATGTCGTAGCGGCTGATGCCTTGTTCCTGCAACTGGCGCTCCACCACGATCTGCGTGGCGATGCCCGCGTGGTCGGTGCCCGGCACCCACACCGTGTTGAAGCCGCGCATGCGGTGATAGCGCGTGAGGCTGTCCATGATCGTCTGGTTGAACGCATGGCCCATGTGCAGCGTGCCCGTCACGTTGGGGGGCGGTAGCTGGATGGAAAACGCTGGCTCGCCCGCCTGCGGCGCGCCCGTGCCACGGTGGCCTGCGGTGCCATACCCGCGCTTTTCCCATTCAGGGCCCCAGTGGGCTTCCAGCGCAGCGGGTTCAAAGGACTTGGACAGGCTTTCGAGGCCGGGTTGTTGCAGGGGCGTGCTCATGGATGGTGTGGTGTTGCAGGAGGCAGCCGCTGGGGCTGCCTCGACAGACAAGAGGGTGAGCCGGGCATTTTAAGGCAGGGCCGAGCGGCTTCGGCCACAGCTGCATTTGTGTCTGTGCCAGAGGGTTACCGGCATCGCCGGGCCTGCCCTGTATGGCCTGGACGGCTCCAAACAAACGGACTGCCCAATGCAAAAAGCCCAAGTGGTAGAACCACTTGGGCTTGCATATGGCGGAGAGGGCGGGATTCGAACCCGCGGTGGGGATTAGCCCACACACGCTTTCCAGGCGTGCGACTTAAACCGCTCATCCACCTCTCCGAAGCCCGCTACTATAGCATTGCTTTTGCGGGTTACGTTTGAACTGTGAGAATTTCTTTCGGGCGCCCCGGGCGGGCGTGTCGTTTACTGGCCGCGCTGCGTGGTCTGCACCATCTTCATGGCAGACCCGATCAAGGCAGACACCTCGGTCATGTTGCTGGGCACGATGAGGGTGGTGGTCGCGTCCGATGCGACTTGGCTGTAGGCCTCGACGGCTTTCTCCGCCACCTTGAGTTGCACGGCCTGCTCGCCGCCGGGCTGGCGGATGGCGGCGGCTACGCGTTCAATGGCGTGGGCGGTGGCTTCGGCCACGGCGGTGATGGAGGCGGCTTCGCCCTGGGCCTTGTTGATGGCTGCCTGCTTTTCGCCTTCGGAGCGGGCAATGAAGGCCTCGCGCTCGCCGGTGGCGATGTTGATCTGCTCCTGGCGGCGGCCTTCGGAGGCCGCAATCAGTGCACGTTTTTCGCGTTCGGCGGTGATCTGGGCCTGCATCGCGTGCAGGATTTCCTTCGGCGGGGTCAGGTCTTTGATTTCATAGCGCAGCACCTTCACGCCCCAGTTGAGCGCCGCTTCGTCAATGGCCTGCACAATTTGCGCGTTGATGATGTCGCGCTCTTCAAAGGTCTTGTCCAGTTCCAGCTTGCCGATGACCGAGCGCAGCGAGGTCTGCGCCAACTGGGTCACGGCCATGATGTAGTTGCTGGAGCCGTAGCTGGCGCGCATGGGGTCGGTGACTTGGAAGTACAGGATGCCGTCCACTTGCAATTGCGTGTTGTCGCGGGTGATGCAGACCTGGCTGGGCACATCGAGCGGGATTTCTTTGAGGCTGTGCTTGTAGGCGACGCGGTCCACAAACGGCACCAGAAAATTCAGGCCGGGGGTAAGGGTGCCGGCGTACTTGCCCAGGCGCTCTTTGACCCAGGCGTTTTGCTGGGGCACGACCTTGACGGAGCGGGCGATGAAGATCACCGCAATGATCAGGAAGACGATGGCAATTTCCATGAGAAGCCTTTGGTTTGCAGGTGAACAAGTAAAAAGAGGTGCGCTAGAAAGAGGGCGTTCAGACCGGGTCGACCAGCAAGCGGTTGCCGACCAACTCGGCCACGCGGTGCATGCCTGTGGCCGGCTGCACGCCCGTGCGGTGGATGGCCGTCCACGTGGCGCCGCGGTACTTCACGCTGCTGGTGCCGTCGGGGTTCCAGTGGTCGATCAGAATGGTTTCGCCCACATCCAGGTTCACACTGCGGTCGGCGCGGGCGGATGGATCTCCGGGGCGCTTGCGCCGCACGGCATGCCAGCCGATGACCGATCCTCCGCCCACCACGGCGGCCGTCACTATTTGCAGTGTGGTGGACATGCCCAGGTGGGCTGCGATGGCTGCAGCGGCCACGCCCAGGGCCAGCATGAGCAAATAGAAGGTGCCAGTGAGCAGTTCTGCCGCCACAATTCCCCCGGCCAATAACCACCAGAGGGTGGATTCCGCCATACAGCCTCCTTGCGTGCGGGCACGCGCCTGTGTGATGTGTTTAGTGCACCACATTCTGGGTCAAAAGGATTGGACTTCAAAGGCGTGACACGGTTATTCCTTACACTTCGCGCCTATTTCGTTTTTTGGCCGGGCAGGGCACGGTTTCACGGAGGCTGCGCATGAAGTTTCGCTTTCCCATCATCATCATCGATGAAGACTATCGTTCCGAGAACACTTCGGGTCTCGGCATTCGCGCGTTGGCGCAGGCCATAGAGGCCGAGGGCTTCGAGGTGGTGGGGGTGACCAGCTACGGCGATCTGTCGCAGTTCGCCCAGCAGCAAAGCCGCGCCAGTGCCTTTATTCTGTCCATCGACGATGAAGAGTTCACTGTGGGCGAGGGACTGGATCCCATCGTTTTGAGCCTGCGCAATTTCATTGGTGAAGTGCGCCGCAAGAACACCGAAGTGCCGATCTACGTGCACGGCGAAACCAAGACCAGCCGTCACCTGCCCAACGACATCCTGCGCGAGCTGCATGGCTTCATCCACATGTTCGAGGACACCCCCGAATTTGTGGCCAAGCACATCATCCGCGAGGCCAAGAGCTACCTCGAAAGCGTGCAGCCGCCGTTTTTCAAGGCGCTGCTCGATTACGCCGAAGACGGCTCTTACAGCTGGCACTGCCCCGGCCACTCGGGTGGCGTGGCGTTTTTGAAGAGCCCGGTGGGCCAGATGTACCACCAGTTCTACGGCGAGAACATGCTGCGCGCCGACGTGTGCAACGCGGTGGAAGAACTGGGCCAGCTGCTGGACCACAACGGCGCCATCGGCGAGTCCGAGCGCAACGCCGCGCGCATCTTCAATGCCGATCACTGCTTCTTCGTGACCAACGGCACGTCCACATCGAACAAGATGGTGTGGCACCACACCGTGGCGCCCGGCGATGTGGTGGTGGTGGACCGCAACTGCCACAAGTCCATCCTGCACAGCATCATCATGACCGGGGCCATCCCCGTGTTCATGAAGCCCACGCGCAACCACTTCGGCATCATCGGGCCCATCCCGCAAAGCGAGTTCGAGCCTGCAGCCATCCAGGCCAAGATCAAGGCCAACCCGCTGCTCAAGGGCGTGGATGCCAAGAAGGTCAAGCCCCGCGTGCTCACGCTCACGCAAAGCACCTACGATGGCGTGCTCTACAACACCGAAACCATCAAGGGCATGCTCGACGGCTACGTGGACAACCTGCACTTTGACGAGGCCTGGTTGCCCCACGCAGCTTTCCACCCGTTCTATGGCAGCTACCACGCCATGGGCAAGAAGCGCGCGCGCCCCCAGCACTCGGTGGTGTACGCCACGCAGTCCATCCACAAGCTGCTGGCCGGTATCAGCCAGGCATCGCACGTGCTGGTGCAGGACTCGCAAACGGTGAAGCTCGACCGGCCCTTGTTCAACGAGGCCTACCTGATGCATACCTCGACCAGCCCGCAGTACAGCATCATTGCCAGCTGCGACGTGGCCGCCGCCATGATGGAGCCGCCCGGCGGCACCGCGCTGGTGGAAGAGAGCATTCTGGAAGCGCTCGACTTCCGCCGCGCCATGCGCCAGATCGAGGACGACTTCGGCAAGAACGACTGGTGGTTCAAGGTCTGGGGCCCTGAAAAGCTCGTGGACGAGGGCATGGGCCGCGCCGAAGACTGGATCATCCGCAGCGACGCCAAGGGCAAGAAGGGCAGCAAGTGGCACGGCTTTGGCCAGTTGGCCGACGGCTTCAACATGCTGGACCCGATCAAGTCCACCATCGTCACGCCCGGCCTGAGCCTGGATGGCAAGTTCGACAAGACGGGCATCCCCGCCTCCATCGTCACCAAGTATCTGGCTGAACACGGCGTGGTGGTCGAGAAGACGGGCCTGTACAGCTTCTTTGTGATGTTCACCATCGGCATCACCAAGGGCCGCTGGAACACGCTGCTGACGGCGCTGCAGCAGTTCAAGGACGACTACGAGAAGAACCAGCCCATGTGGCGCATCCTTCCCGAGTTCTGCCAGCAGCACAAGCGCTACGAGCGCATGGGCCTCAAGGACCTGTGCCAGCACGTGCACGAGATGTACGCCAAGTACGACATCGCGCGCCTGACGACCGAGATGTACCTGTCGGACCTGACGCCTTCCATGAAGCCCTCGGACGCGTACGCCCACATTGCCCAGCGCAAGACCGAGCGCGTGGAGATTGACCACCTGGAAGGCCGCATCACCGTGGGCCTGGTCACACCCTACCCACCGGGCATTCCGCTGCTCATTCCCGGCGAAGTCTTCAACAAGAAGATCGTGGACTACCTCAAGTTCGCCCGCGAATTTGCCAAGCTGTGCCCCGGCTTTGAGACCGACATCCACGGCCTGGTGGAAGTGGAAGACGAAAGCGGCCAAGTCCGCTTCTATGCGGACTGCGTGGCCAACAAGCCCTGATTGCCGCTGAAGGGCCATTCGAGGCCCTGCTTGCCGATAGGGTTTGATTGAAAATGGCTGCTAGCGCTTATCCATCAAGCGCTGGCAGCTATTTTTTTGATAGCTTATTGCCGAATCGATGGGGGCGCCGTGGTGGCAGGCATGTCCAGCCGCACCCGCACAAAGCTGGCAAAGCGCGGCAAGCCGCCCTCGTGTGTGCCGCGAAAGCGGTAGGTCACCCAGCTGCCAATGGGCGGCGGATCGGCGCGGTCGGCGTCGGTCAACCCCGCCCCCAGCTTGAAGCGCTGGCCCGTGGGCATCTCCACCAGCAGCGCGCCCAGCCGCCCGGCGTGTTTGCCCTTGCCCGGCAGGTGGCCCACCACCAGGGCCTCGGTGTCTTCGTGGGTCTTGAGCTTGATGAGATCGTCGCTGCGGCCTGACCGGTACAGCGAGCTGCCTTTGTGCAGCATCAGCCCCTCACCCCCGGCGCGCACCGTGCGTTGCAGCAGGGCCTGCAAGGCGGCATCGGTGGCCACACGTTGCTGTGGCACGGCTTGCACCCAGTTTTGCTGAATGGATGCGACCAGCGTCTTCAAGGCCCCCAGCCGTTCGTCAAAAACACCACCATGGGCGGGCAGATCAAACACCATGAAGCGCATCTGCCGCCAGGCGGCGTCATCGGGCTGCTGCTGGCGCGTGGTGGACTGGGCATGCCCAAAGCGCCCGCGTCCGGCCCACAGTTCGCCATCCATGGGCGTGGCGGGCCAGCCTGCGGTAAACCACGCGGGCGCGGCCACCGTTTCTCCACCCCGCGTGCGCAGCGTGTGTCCATCCCAGTAGCCGCGCACGCCGTCGTACTTCTCGCTCACCCAGTAGTCGGCCAGCGGCATGCCAGGGCGGTACACATTGGCGAGCAGCAGGGCGGGTGCGCCTGCGGCCCAGGCCTGGGGG
This genomic window contains:
- a CDS encoding DNA ligase; this translates as MHRRRCLTWLGLAPLSPLLTLALPQAWAAGAPALLLANVYRPGMPLADYWVSEKYDGVRGYWDGHTLRTRGGETVAAPAWFTAGWPATPMDGELWAGRGRFGHAQSTTRQQQPDDAAWRQMRFMVFDLPAHGGVFDERLGALKTLVASIQQNWVQAVPQQRVATDAALQALLQRTVRAGGEGLMLHKGSSLYRSGRSDDLIKLKTHEDTEALVVGHLPGKGKHAGRLGALLVEMPTGQRFKLGAGLTDADRADPPPIGSWVTYRFRGTHEGGLPRFASFVRVRLDMPATTAPPSIRQ